The DNA region CCTCAGCCTTTTGAAGAGCCACCATAAAATTACCTTTTTTCAACTCTTCCAAAGCTTCCTTTTTTAGATCAGAAAGATATTTTGGATTTAAATAACCCTTCCAATATGTAAAACTGATATAATCTAAATTATCACCACCTGTGGCCAATGATTTTTTATCATCCATAGCATTATCAAAACGAACAACCAAATAATCTTCACCTCCCCTTAATCTTGCTACATAATAGCTTTGACTTTTAATATCATTAAGCGTAACCGATGCTTTTCCCCTTGAATAGATCTTTTGTATTTCTGCAAAAGATGCAGAAGCAGGATTAGAAATTTCTGCAGCTACAAAAGAAGTTTGATTTTTACTTGCAAAATTTAACTTAAAAGAAGGCAGGTCGGCGCTTTCAGTAAGGTTTACGAGATCTTTTTCAGAATCGCTGTCTGACAAAAACTTCTGCTTATCGTTCCTGAAATCCCAGGCAGCTGCACTTTTACCTTGCATGTTATAAATTTTTCCTTCATATGACGGCACCTGAGCCAATGTACAGAAAGAACTTAAAGTAGCAACTGCTGCAATTATGGATAATTTAATCATAAATTTGTACTTAATTAAGCAATGTGAAAAAGTATTTAACAATTTGAAAATTAAGAAGAATTTCTGGCACTTGAAAACAAATAATTTTCAAATTACTCCTAAATAATACTTATGTAAGAGAAGCCTGAATAAAGAACGTCGAACAATTTCATCCTCTTCAGGTTTGAATTCTATTACTCATATTTTAAATCGGATGTCCATTTTTTTTAATCATTTTGATTATCATCCCAATAGCTACCTTTTAAACATATGAATAATCTATTCGACCAAGTTTCTTTTAATTGCAGCAAAGATTTATCAAAGACATACAGAACTGATTTCACTATGGTGATAAATACATTAAGTCATCATTTAAGGGATAAGATATATAGCATCTATGCATTTGCTGCTTTAGCAGAAGAGATAGTAACCAGTCTTGAAAACAGAGACAAAAAGGAATTAATATCTGAATACATTAATGAGACTTATAAAGCCATTGAAAGACGTTTCAGCCTGAATCCCATTCTTAATAGTTTTCAGATAGTCATAAACGAATTCCAAATTGATACAGCTTTGATAAGGATATTCTTAGAAGGTATTAAATTAAAAATCTATCAGATACCTGGGAATTCTGAACAGATTGAGTTGTATGAAACAAGTGCAGCAGAAGCTTTAGGGTTAATGATCTTAAAAGCCCTATGTGATGGCAATCATCAGTTATATGAAACACTTGAAACATCTGCTAAAAAATTTTCTTCTACAATTCTAATGATTAATAAACTGACGAATTCATCAAAACTTTATCACAATACAGAGACAGCAATTGCTATCCAGCTGGAATGGCTTTCGAAAGAAATGAAAATAGCCATGGAAATATCTATTGAAGATAACCTTAAAAAAGTAAAGGAAAACATAGACAGAGCTCCTCAAAGCAGTAAAAGAGCATTATATATAGCATATGCATATTACAGCACTTTATTTAAAAAGATTAAAAAACTTTCTTCTGAAAAAATAATAACGAACAAAATTGGGATTTCATATAATAGAAAAATTATATTGGCATTAAACTCTGTAATAAAACAGAAGTTGAACTTACTTTAAACTATATCGGCTTGACAAATAGCTTTGTTATATTGGTAGATCAAAATGATTCTGAGAAAGGAATAATGGAAAAGATGGAGGCCCATCAAAAAGGTGAGTTGCACAGGGCTTTTTCCATTTTTATTTTTAATTCAGCCGATGAACTCCTTTTACAAAAAAGGGCATCTTCAAAATATCATTCAGGAGGTTTATGGACCAACACCTGCTGTAGTCATCCTGCTCCTGGAGCTTCTATTACTGAAGAGGCAGAAAAAAGACTTTTTGAAGAAATGGGCTTTTCCACCAACCTTCAGAAAATTTTTTCTTTCATTTACAAAGCAGAACTTAATAACGGGCTTACAGAATACGAATATGACCATGTATTCATTGGCACATTTGATGGGATTCCGGATATTAACCCGAATGAAGTTGAAGATTGGAAATTTGTAAAACTTGAAGACCTGAAACAGGACATTCAGGAGTATCCTGAAAGATACACAAAATGGTTCCTAATATGCTTCCCTAAAATTGAGCAATATTTAAATCACGGAAGCTAATCCTTACCAAAATTCATCTCCATTTTTTAAACATTTCCGCATGATAAGTGTTATGCTTGGTTATTCTATAAATAGAAGACCACAATCATATCATTTAACCAGTAAAGACTTTTATGTGGGAGATACAATTTTTACATACATCTTTTAAAAAGTTACGATTATCTGTCCGATATATACTTTCAGGGCTATTGGCTGCATTTTGCTTTATTGGTAACTTAAATGCTAACTCAAAAAAT from Sporocytophaga myxococcoides includes:
- a CDS encoding squalene/phytoene synthase family protein yields the protein MNNLFDQVSFNCSKDLSKTYRTDFTMVINTLSHHLRDKIYSIYAFAALAEEIVTSLENRDKKELISEYINETYKAIERRFSLNPILNSFQIVINEFQIDTALIRIFLEGIKLKIYQIPGNSEQIELYETSAAEALGLMILKALCDGNHQLYETLETSAKKFSSTILMINKLTNSSKLYHNTETAIAIQLEWLSKEMKIAMEISIEDNLKKVKENIDRAPQSSKRALYIAYAYYSTLFKKIKKLSSEKIITNKIGISYNRKIILALNSVIKQKLNLL
- the idi gene encoding isopentenyl-diphosphate Delta-isomerase, with amino-acid sequence MTNSFVILVDQNDSEKGIMEKMEAHQKGELHRAFSIFIFNSADELLLQKRASSKYHSGGLWTNTCCSHPAPGASITEEAEKRLFEEMGFSTNLQKIFSFIYKAELNNGLTEYEYDHVFIGTFDGIPDINPNEVEDWKFVKLEDLKQDIQEYPERYTKWFLICFPKIEQYLNHGS